A stretch of Bombina bombina isolate aBomBom1 chromosome 2, aBomBom1.pri, whole genome shotgun sequence DNA encodes these proteins:
- the ZBTB5 gene encoding zinc finger and BTB domain-containing protein 5 has translation MDFPGHFEQTFQQLNYQRLHGQLCDCVIVVGSRHFKAHRSVLAACSTHFRALFTVAEGDQSMNMIQLDSEVVTSEAFAALIDMMYTSTLMLGESNVMDVLLAASHLHLNSVVKACKHYLTTRTLPMSPPSDRAQEQSARMQRSFMLQQLGLSIVNSALNSNQSNDDQPQQTSSGRSSMVEQRATFPIRRLHKRKQSSEERARQRMRNSSIDECLITDVTPENMQSMANSREEYFSPDSLKMVDNLKSDSAPDNQEVSSILFDQSFSTQEDTQVPSQSDNSGENMSRASMASRTTPAETTFGQEMVCEKSLFSTENHEITESEKNHLRVIVKSEPLSSPEPQDEVSDVTSQAEGSEPVEGVASAEKIELSPESSDRSFSDPQSSTDRVGDIHMLDMTANLEHKSSFSISNFLNKNRSSNLSLSQNSDDNIPNTTSDCRMDGEMSYLVSPEANSSSHSSATMSHIDNPFNDGPDSHFARPMQDVMSSGYRGTDPFGMDYPRSGLGLHSMSRSIMGNGRGSRACNFPNYRRIAPKMPIVTSVRGNQLQDSNSNSQLMMNGASSSYENGHTSQQGPPQLTRASADVLSKCKKALSEHNVLVVEGARKYACKICCKTFLTLTDCKKHIRVHTGEKPYACLKCGKRFSQSSHLYKHSKTTCLRWQNSNLNTTII, from the coding sequence atggaTTTTCCCGGACATTTTGAACAAACTTTTCAACAATTAAACTATCAAAGACTCCATGGACAGCTGTGTGACTGTGTAATAGTAGTGGGTAGTCGTCATTTCAAAGCTCATCGTTCTGTTCTGGCTGCATGCAGTACTCATTTCAGAGCTCTCTTCACAGTGGCTGAGGGGGATCAGAGCATGAATATGATCCAGCTAGACAGTGAGGTAGTGACTTCTGAAGCTTTTGCTGCTCTAATTGATATGATGTATACATCTACACTTATGCTTGGAGAGAGCAATGTTATGGATGTTTTACTTGCAGCATCTCATCTGCACTTGAATTCTGTTGTTAAAGCATGCAAACACTACCTCACCACAAGGACACTACCCATGTCTCCCCCCAGTGATAGGGCTCAAGAGCAAAGTGCTCGAATGCAGAGATCTTTTATGCTTCAGCAACTGGGGTTAAGCATAGTAAATTCTGCCTTGAATTCAAATCAGAGTAATGATGATCAGCCACAACAGACTTCATCTGGGCGGAGTAGCATGGTGGAGCAGAGGGCCACATTTCCAATACGACGGCTTCACAAAAGAAAGCAGTCGTCTGAAGAAAGGGCTAGGCAACGCATGAGGAATTCTTCCATTGATGAATGTCTCATAACTGATGTCACCCCTGAGAACATGCAGTCCATGGCTAATTCTCGTGAAGAATACTTCTCTCCAGATTCACTGAAAATGGTAGACAATTTGAAATCTGACTCTGCTCCAGACAACCAGGAGGTTAGCTCTATCCTATTCGATCAGTCATTTAGTACCCAAGAGGATACACAAGTACCAAGCCAATCTGACAACAGCGGGGAAAACATGTCACGTGCCTCAATGGCCTCTCGGACCACTCCAGCTGAAACTACTTTTGGACAAGAAATGGTTTGTGAAAAAAGTCTTTTTTCCACAGAAAACCATGAGATCACTGAGAGCGAGAAGAATCATTTAAGAGTTATTGTTAAATCTGAGCCACTGAGCTCCCCTGAACCCCAGGATGAGGTTAGTGATGTCACTTCCCAAGCAGAGGGGAGTGAACCTGTTGAAGGTGTTGCAAGTGCAGAAAAAATCGAATTAAGCCCAGAAAGCAGCGATCGAAGTTTTTCTGATCCTCAGTCAAGTACTGACAGAGTAGGGGATATTCATATGTTAGATATGACAGCCAATTTAGAGCACAAGTCTTCTTTCAGCATTTCTAATTTTCTGAACAAGAATAGAAGTAGCAATCTGAGTTTAAGCCAAAACAGTGACGACAACATTCCAAACACTACTAGTGACTGCAGAATGGATGGAGAGATGTCTTACCTTGTCAGCCCAGAGGCCAATTCCAGTTCTCATTCATCTGCTACAATGTCCCATATTGATAACCCCTTCAATGATGGGCCAGATTCTCATTTTGCTCGTCCAATGCAAGATGTAATGTCTTCTGGATACAGAGGGACAGATCCATTTGGGATGGACTACCCAAGGTCTGGTTTAGGGCTTCACTCTATGTCTAGATCTATTATGGGCAATGGAAGGGGTAGTAGAGCTTGCAACTTTCCAAATTATCGCCGTATTGCTCCAAAGATGCCAATTGTAACTTCTGTAAGGGGCAATCAGCTGCAGGATAGTAACTCAAATTCTCAACTTATGATGAATGGGGCAAGTTCTTCCTATGAAAATGGGCATACATCGCAGCAGGGGCCACCACAATTGACCAGGGCTTCTGCTGACGTTCTTTCAAAATGCAAGAAAGCGCTCTCTGAGCATAATGTGTTGGTGGTTGAAGGTGCTCGCAAATATGCCTGCAAAATTTGTTGTAAAACTTTTCTGACTTTAACAGACTGTAAGAAGCACATCCGTGTACACACTGGTGAAAAACCTTATGCCTGTTTGAAATGTGGTAAAAGGTTTAGCCAGTCAAGTCACTTATATAAGCATTCCAAAACTACTTGCCTTAGGTGGCAAAACAGCAATCTAAATACAACCATCATTTAA